A genomic window from Halomonas sp. LR3S48 includes:
- a CDS encoding DUF5681 domain-containing protein, translated as MRDAQGRFTKGQSGNPHGRPKKADELRSLLEGDAQEVAKKVLEAAKTGDMQACRLVLERLVPAVKPAQQPVEFDLDVDAPLADQARQILAAVAAGDLPADQAKALLDALAGVVRVVELDEVSRRLAALEEKKQ; from the coding sequence GTGAGAGATGCCCAAGGACGCTTCACCAAGGGCCAGTCAGGCAACCCGCACGGCAGGCCGAAGAAGGCTGATGAGCTGCGCTCACTGCTGGAAGGTGACGCCCAGGAAGTAGCCAAGAAGGTGTTGGAGGCTGCCAAGACTGGCGATATGCAAGCCTGCCGCTTGGTGCTGGAGCGCCTTGTACCCGCTGTGAAGCCTGCCCAACAGCCGGTGGAGTTTGACCTTGATGTCGACGCGCCCCTTGCTGACCAAGCCCGCCAGATCCTCGCCGCCGTTGCTGCTGGCGACTTGCCCGCCGACCAAGCAAAAGCCCTGCTCGATGCCCTGGCCGGGGTGGTGCGTGTCGTGGAGCTGGATGAAGTGAGCCGCCGATTAGCCGCCCTTGAGGAGAAGAAGCAATGA